A window of the Butyricimonas faecalis genome harbors these coding sequences:
- a CDS encoding DegT/DnrJ/EryC1/StrS family aminotransferase: protein MKIAMVDLHGQYERIREEINNAIQEVLDSTAFINGPQVKTFAQHLAEYNQVEHVIPCANGTDALQIALMALGLQPGDEVIVPVHTYVATAEVIALLRLEPIFVDCVADRFTIDVTKIEEKITSRTKAIVPVHLYGQCADMEPLMDIARRHKLYVVEDTAQAIGATYTFSNGVAQKAGCIGDIGTTSFFPSKNLGCYGDGGALFIRDYELAERARMIANHGQKIKYHHRVVGCNSRLDTLQAAILDVKLKYLDEYSATRNEVAARYDKGLAAVKGIILPQRADNSTHVFHQYTIQVGNHLRDELKSFLAEHDIPSMIYYPIPLHLQEAYAKEGQGKGTFPIAEQLSEEVLSLPIHTEMKMEEQEYIIKQIHAFFNR from the coding sequence ATGAAAATCGCGATGGTAGATCTTCACGGACAATATGAACGCATTCGGGAGGAAATAAATAACGCCATACAGGAAGTACTTGATAGCACAGCTTTTATTAATGGACCTCAAGTTAAAACTTTCGCACAACATCTCGCTGAGTATAATCAAGTAGAGCATGTTATTCCTTGTGCTAACGGCACGGATGCTTTACAAATCGCTTTAATGGCTCTCGGCCTGCAACCCGGAGACGAGGTGATAGTCCCGGTCCATACTTACGTGGCCACAGCCGAGGTGATTGCTCTTTTGCGGTTGGAACCTATCTTCGTGGATTGTGTTGCCGATCGTTTCACGATTGATGTTACGAAAATAGAAGAAAAAATCACTTCCCGCACGAAAGCGATCGTTCCTGTTCACCTGTACGGTCAATGCGCAGACATGGAACCGCTCATGGATATTGCCCGCCGGCACAAGCTTTACGTGGTGGAGGACACGGCACAAGCTATTGGAGCTACTTATACATTCAGTAATGGTGTCGCACAAAAAGCCGGATGCATCGGGGATATTGGAACCACCTCTTTCTTCCCTTCCAAAAACCTGGGGTGTTACGGGGATGGAGGAGCCTTATTTATCCGGGATTATGAATTGGCAGAACGGGCCCGCATGATTGCCAACCACGGGCAAAAGATCAAATATCATCATCGTGTCGTAGGGTGTAATTCCCGTTTGGATACATTACAAGCCGCCATCTTGGATGTGAAGTTAAAATATCTTGATGAATATTCGGCTACCCGCAATGAAGTTGCCGCCCGTTATGATAAAGGATTAGCTGCAGTAAAAGGGATTATCCTTCCACAACGGGCTGATAACAGCACACACGTATTCCACCAATACACCATTCAGGTTGGGAATCACTTACGAGACGAACTGAAATCTTTTTTGGCGGAACATGATATTCCCAGCATGATCTATTACCCGATACCGTTACATTTGCAAGAGGCTTATGCTAAAGAGGGACAAGGTAAAGGGACTTTCCCCATTGCCGAACAATTGAGTGAAGAAGTATTGTCTCTCCCGATACACACGGAAATGAAAATGGAAGAACAAGAATATATCATCAAACAAATTCATGCATTCTTTAACCGATAG
- a CDS encoding acyltransferase yields the protein MKDYFVHETAIIDEGATIGKGTKIWHFSHIMSNCQIGENCNIGQNVVISPEVILGNQVKVQNNVSVYTGVTCDDDVFLGPSCVFTNVTNPRSAVNRKNQYAKTHVGKGATIGANATIVCGHDIGAYAFIGAGAVVTKTVPAYALLVGNPAKQIGWMSEYGHRLYFDEKGVAECPESKQRYRLQNGLVQKIKE from the coding sequence ATGAAAGATTATTTCGTACACGAGACTGCCATCATAGATGAAGGTGCCACTATCGGAAAAGGAACTAAAATATGGCATTTCTCTCACATCATGAGTAATTGTCAGATCGGGGAGAATTGTAACATCGGACAAAACGTGGTCATCTCCCCGGAAGTGATCCTTGGGAATCAAGTCAAAGTACAAAATAATGTATCCGTGTACACGGGAGTAACTTGTGACGATGATGTTTTTCTAGGACCGTCATGCGTGTTCACGAACGTGACCAATCCTCGCAGTGCCGTGAACCGGAAAAATCAATATGCAAAAACGCACGTGGGTAAAGGAGCTACCATCGGGGCAAATGCCACGATAGTATGCGGACATGACATCGGGGCTTACGCTTTTATCGGGGCCGGTGCTGTCGTGACAAAAACGGTTCCTGCATACGCCTTGCTCGTTGGTAATCCGGCCAAACAAATCGGCTGGATGAGCGAATACGGGCATCGCCTTTATTTTGATGAAAAGGGAGTAGCCGAATGCCCAGAAAGCAAACAACGCTATCGTTTACAAAACGGGCTAGTTCAAAAAATAAAAGAATAA
- a CDS encoding peptidylprolyl isomerase has translation MATLQKIRNRGGVLVSIVIGLALVAFIVGDALSSGASLINRSRNEVGEVGGESIGIQEYQQKIMKNEDFIKSMNGLSALTDEQQRMIRENTWNQIVSEIILNKEYEKLGLNVSGDELYDFLLGSNMNPAVSQLFADPNTGQVDKERARLIIKQLIEAPAGTPQKEYWLNMEEQVNTARKQEKYNTLLAKSLFVTDAQAKELAESAATTADISFIMKSYNTVSDSAVKVTANEIKDYYNSHKYLFEQEEARQIAYVNFDITASAEDIKETEDWVNDLKPEFAEAKNVLEFANLSSEKRFQPKYYKKGELDNEELDEFLFTEKSNAVFGPYLKDNAYNIVRVAHRRVLPDSVRARHILIASNNMTQSEKLADSLAGLIRKGGDFDALARQYSADQNTSVNGGDFGWFTQDQMLQPIADSAFFSNKNEVKVVRSNYGFHVLQVTDRSKPVEKVQIGIIAKEITPSQQTINKIYNDARTFANNINTVEDFEAALTANNQTKRIANLGKNDYQIAGIDNAREIIREAYMTEKPGYILTTKEKSPIFEAGDKFSVVVLTGIQEEGIAPLNSVSAAIRAELIRKKKGEIIAKELTNAISGSESLLSVAQKANAEVMDATDVSFSSFQVPGVGIEPVLTAEVVTMKENEISKPIIGNQGVYVVVVNSKTVETVTPEQIEAAKRSIEQTNLYTKFRLILPALVKNAGVVDTRYKFY, from the coding sequence ATGGCAACGTTACAAAAAATTAGAAATCGCGGCGGAGTACTTGTTAGTATCGTGATTGGATTAGCCCTCGTGGCATTTATTGTTGGTGATGCTCTTAGCTCAGGCGCCAGTCTTATTAATCGTTCCAGGAACGAAGTGGGAGAAGTTGGAGGTGAATCTATCGGCATTCAGGAATATCAACAAAAAATAATGAAGAATGAGGATTTCATCAAAAGCATGAACGGATTGTCAGCCTTGACAGATGAACAACAAAGAATGATCCGGGAAAATACTTGGAATCAAATTGTTTCTGAAATCATTCTGAACAAGGAATACGAGAAATTAGGCTTGAATGTCAGTGGGGATGAATTATACGATTTCTTATTAGGAAGTAACATGAATCCAGCTGTCAGCCAATTATTTGCAGATCCCAACACAGGACAGGTGGATAAAGAAAGAGCTCGTTTGATTATCAAACAATTGATCGAAGCTCCTGCCGGAACTCCTCAAAAGGAATATTGGTTGAACATGGAAGAGCAAGTAAACACGGCTCGTAAACAAGAGAAATACAATACGCTGTTAGCCAAAAGTTTGTTCGTAACAGATGCTCAAGCAAAAGAACTCGCTGAAAGTGCAGCAACAACAGCAGACATTAGTTTTATCATGAAAAGCTACAACACGGTTAGCGATTCTGCCGTAAAAGTAACTGCTAATGAAATTAAAGATTATTACAATTCACACAAATATTTATTCGAACAAGAAGAAGCCAGACAAATCGCTTACGTGAACTTTGATATCACTGCTTCAGCGGAAGACATCAAAGAAACGGAAGATTGGGTAAATGACTTGAAACCCGAGTTCGCAGAAGCAAAGAACGTGCTTGAATTTGCCAACCTTTCATCGGAAAAAAGATTCCAACCTAAATATTATAAAAAGGGCGAATTGGATAACGAGGAGCTGGATGAATTCTTGTTCACGGAAAAGAGCAATGCGGTATTCGGACCATACTTGAAAGATAACGCTTACAATATCGTTCGTGTTGCCCATCGTCGCGTATTACCAGACTCCGTAAGAGCTCGTCATATTTTGATCGCATCAAACAATATGACTCAATCAGAGAAATTAGCCGATAGTTTAGCCGGTTTGATCCGTAAAGGTGGAGATTTCGATGCATTAGCCAGACAATATTCTGCCGATCAGAATACTTCTGTAAATGGTGGAGATTTCGGATGGTTCACGCAGGATCAAATGCTTCAACCGATCGCGGACTCTGCTTTCTTCTCTAACAAGAACGAGGTGAAAGTGGTAAGATCAAATTACGGATTCCACGTTCTGCAAGTAACCGACAGATCAAAACCTGTTGAAAAGGTACAAATCGGAATCATTGCAAAAGAAATTACCCCGTCTCAACAAACAATCAACAAGATTTATAACGACGCACGTACTTTTGCAAACAATATCAATACGGTAGAGGATTTTGAAGCAGCTTTAACAGCCAACAATCAAACCAAACGTATTGCTAATTTAGGCAAAAACGATTATCAGATTGCCGGAATTGATAATGCAAGAGAAATTATCCGCGAGGCTTATATGACTGAAAAACCGGGATACATTTTGACAACCAAAGAAAAATCCCCGATTTTTGAAGCAGGAGATAAATTCTCTGTTGTGGTTTTGACCGGAATTCAAGAAGAAGGCATTGCCCCTCTGAATTCTGTTTCTGCAGCCATCCGTGCGGAACTGATCCGTAAGAAGAAAGGCGAAATTATCGCTAAAGAATTAACGAATGCTATTTCCGGAAGTGAAAGTTTACTCTCTGTTGCGCAAAAAGCGAATGCAGAGGTAATGGATGCCACGGATGTTAGCTTCAGTTCATTCCAAGTTCCCGGAGTTGGTATCGAGCCCGTGTTGACGGCCGAAGTCGTTACCATGAAAGAAAATGAAATCTCTAAACCGATCATCGGTAACCAGGGTGTTTACGTGGTAGTTGTAAACTCTAAAACTGTTGAAACAGTTACACCCGAACAAATTGAAGCTGCCAAGAGAAGCATCGAACAAACGAATCTATACACCAAGTTTCGTCTGATTCTTCCCGCGTTAGTGAAGAATGCCGGAGTGGTTGATACAAGATATAAATTCTATTAG